One Acidobacteriota bacterium genomic region harbors:
- a CDS encoding M23 family metallopeptidase, translating to MNQGGWTVIFARSGEGTARKFYVSRALLAAVCMTVLVAFLSSGLVFFHYFEFWGDSLAQERLLAERDELRRESQTFRVTARQLNDQMRLVETTARKLQMMSGMAEEGNEVPGVGGPAPDAVRLHLEAPEDLRRHFELLETKHADLMGDLSQLQDHYTLRRILLDSIPSIMPVRQGIMGDPMGYRQDPFTGTRAWHPGLDVRAPKGSRVIATADGEVTYAGWRSGFGKLVVIKHRFGFESYYGHLSKIMVEKGDSVRRTDVLGYVGSTGRATGNHVHFEVRFRGDSLDPQRLIRDEPL from the coding sequence ATGAATCAAGGGGGCTGGACTGTCATCTTCGCCCGTTCAGGCGAAGGGACGGCCCGTAAGTTTTACGTGTCGCGAGCCCTGCTGGCGGCCGTCTGCATGACCGTTTTGGTCGCCTTCCTCTCTTCCGGCCTGGTTTTCTTCCACTACTTCGAATTTTGGGGCGATTCTCTTGCTCAGGAGCGTTTGTTGGCCGAGCGGGATGAGCTTCGCCGGGAAAGCCAGACCTTTCGCGTCACCGCCCGTCAGTTGAATGATCAGATGAGGCTGGTCGAAACTACGGCCCGCAAGCTGCAGATGATGTCGGGTATGGCGGAGGAAGGCAACGAAGTCCCGGGCGTGGGCGGACCCGCACCCGACGCCGTCCGGCTCCACTTGGAGGCCCCCGAAGACCTGCGCCGCCATTTCGAGCTGCTGGAAACCAAGCATGCCGACCTGATGGGCGATCTCAGCCAATTGCAGGACCACTACACCCTGCGCCGCATACTGCTCGACTCCATCCCCTCCATCATGCCGGTGCGCCAGGGAATCATGGGCGACCCGATGGGCTACCGCCAGGACCCCTTCACGGGCACCCGCGCCTGGCATCCCGGACTGGATGTGCGGGCTCCTAAAGGCTCGCGCGTCATCGCCACCGCCGACGGCGAAGTCACCTACGCGGGATGGCGCAGCGGTTTCGGCAAACTGGTGGTCATCAAACACCGCTTCGGATTCGAGAGCTACTACGGGCACCTGTCCAAGATCATGGTGGAAAAGGGCGACAGCGTCCGGCGTACCGACGTGCTGGGCTACGTGGGATCGACGGGACGCGCCACCGGCAACCATGTTCATTTCGAAGTCCGATTCCGCGGAGACTCCCTCGATCCTCAGCGCCTTATCCGCGACGAACCTCTCTAG
- a CDS encoding cysteine dioxygenase family protein, producing the protein MSTMAVTLQTGTEKLIKALDHAVRSGKGDVQAITDGVKNALTDLISSRRIDLPQELRQPRAEGYARRQVYQSPDLGYEVIAMIWGPGQGTPLHDHAGIWCVEGVYSGEIRVCQYELMERRDDLYRFRPCESVQAHLGESGSLIPPFEYHTIHNNLQDEASITIHVYGAPMEHCSIFEPTEQDGWYSKKSKTLSYD; encoded by the coding sequence ATGAGTACAATGGCAGTCACATTGCAGACGGGAACGGAAAAACTGATCAAGGCCCTGGACCACGCCGTACGGTCCGGCAAGGGCGACGTTCAGGCCATCACCGACGGCGTCAAGAACGCCCTCACCGACCTGATCTCCAGCCGCAGGATCGACCTTCCCCAAGAACTGCGCCAGCCGCGGGCCGAAGGCTATGCCCGCCGTCAGGTCTACCAGAGTCCCGACCTGGGGTACGAGGTGATTGCCATGATTTGGGGACCCGGACAAGGCACCCCGCTGCACGATCACGCCGGCATCTGGTGTGTAGAAGGGGTCTACTCGGGCGAGATCCGCGTCTGCCAGTACGAATTAATGGAGCGCCGGGACGACCTTTACCGATTTCGTCCCTGTGAGAGCGTGCAAGCCCACCTGGGCGAGTCGGGAAGCCTGATACCGCCTTTCGAGTACCACACCATCCACAACAATCTCCAAGACGAGGCCTCCATCACCATCCACGTCTACGGCGCGCCCATGGAACATTGCAGCATCTTCGAGCCCACCGAGCAGGACGGCTGGTACAGCAAGAAATCGAAGACGCTTTCCTACGACTAG
- a CDS encoding PilZ domain-containing protein, translating to MVINKREFFRLKLAVPFSFSVMKAQGADVPGSRTFHYQTQDLSGGGLRFETDLELVPRDELRLTLLLPEARPIEVTARVVWCQEVEVEEENMLVGGLEFVDIDQEEQDRIVGFLFKAQIEARHKRRQEREQFRKKGTSGA from the coding sequence ATGGTGATTAACAAGCGCGAGTTTTTCAGACTCAAGCTCGCTGTCCCCTTCAGTTTCTCGGTCATGAAGGCGCAGGGAGCCGATGTCCCCGGCAGCCGCACCTTCCATTACCAGACCCAGGACCTGAGCGGGGGCGGATTGCGCTTTGAAACCGACCTTGAGCTTGTCCCCCGCGATGAGCTGCGCCTCACCTTGCTTCTCCCCGAGGCCCGGCCCATTGAAGTCACGGCTCGCGTGGTCTGGTGCCAGGAAGTCGAGGTCGAAGAGGAAAACATGCTGGTGGGGGGACTGGAATTCGTCGATATCGACCAGGAGGAACAAGACCGCATCGTGGGCTTTCTTTTCAAGGCCCAAATCGAAGCCCGCCACAAGCGGCGTCAAGAACGCGAGCAGTTCCGGAAGAAGGGCACCTCGGGGGCCTGA
- a CDS encoding alcohol dehydrogenase catalytic domain-containing protein, with protein sequence MKAVWLSQGKAAFRPDAPEPPFREGLAMKVLLAGVCGTDLQLVRGYAGFEGILGHEFVAQLEDQGEVAELPRPASGLSWKRRRVVGEINVPCQDCPQPSPDCARHCPSRTVTGIRGRGGAFAERLRLPACNLHPVDDRLSDEAAVFCEPLAAALQVQETGCISAHESVLVVGAGRLGQLIARVLLDSGCRLQVSAKHASQALLLSRHGIQPLAPEAVPGRSYEVAVEATGSPEGLAAALHAVKPRGRVILKSTYAQVSGGAGAGPAAAIDFSRIVVDEIQLLGSRCGPFAAALRLLESGRIDPRDLIDEVFPLEEAQEALRKAAQAGVLKVLLRP encoded by the coding sequence ATGAAAGCGGTTTGGCTGAGTCAAGGAAAGGCGGCGTTCCGCCCCGACGCCCCCGAACCGCCCTTCCGGGAGGGGTTGGCGATGAAGGTGCTGCTGGCGGGAGTCTGCGGAACCGACTTGCAGTTGGTCCGAGGCTACGCCGGCTTCGAGGGCATACTTGGGCATGAGTTCGTGGCCCAATTGGAGGACCAAGGAGAAGTGGCGGAGTTGCCGCGGCCTGCCTCCGGCCTGTCCTGGAAGCGGCGCCGGGTGGTGGGAGAGATCAACGTGCCCTGCCAGGACTGTCCCCAGCCATCGCCGGACTGCGCCCGCCACTGCCCCTCGCGCACGGTGACAGGCATCCGCGGACGAGGCGGCGCCTTTGCCGAGCGGCTTCGCCTGCCGGCCTGCAACCTGCATCCGGTGGACGACAGGCTCTCAGACGAGGCGGCCGTCTTCTGCGAGCCTCTGGCCGCGGCTCTTCAGGTGCAGGAGACAGGCTGCATTTCTGCCCACGAAAGCGTGCTGGTGGTGGGTGCCGGACGCCTGGGACAGTTGATCGCCCGCGTGCTCCTCGATAGCGGTTGCCGCCTGCAGGTTTCGGCCAAGCACGCCTCTCAAGCCCTGTTGCTGTCCCGACATGGCATTCAGCCGCTGGCTCCCGAAGCCGTCCCCGGCCGCTCCTATGAGGTGGCGGTCGAGGCCACCGGCTCGCCGGAGGGGCTGGCCGCGGCTCTGCATGCCGTCAAGCCCAGAGGACGCGTCATCCTCAAGAGCACCTATGCTCAGGTCTCGGGCGGAGCGGGCGCCGGGCCTGCTGCCGCCATCGACTTCTCCCGCATCGTGGTCGACGAGATTCAACTGCTGGGTTCCCGCTGCGGCCCCTTTGCAGCGGCGCTGCGGCTGCTTGAATCGGGACGGATCGATCCGCGCGATCTGATCGATGAGGTGTTTCCCCTGGAAGAGGCGCAAGAGGCCTTGCGCAAAGCAGCTCAGGCGGGCGTCCTCAAGGTCTTGCTGCGCCCCTAA